The region GATATGGAAGCCGAGCGTATCTTGCTACATTGGATTGATGCTGACGGTGAGCCACATGAAGACGATGGTGTTTGTATCGACTTAGCTCGTAAAGGAGTCTTAATTGACTATAAACGTGCATTTGCTTTGGGTGATTTAATCGCGATTACGTTTAATCACAATACCGAACAGCAAAACACCATTAAAGGCCAAGTGTGCCGTTGTAATGAGTCGAATCCACAGAGTTATCATATTGCCATGCAGTTGCTTTAATTCAGATAAAACAGTGCAATATAAATAGCAAATCTTAACATTAAGGTGAGTCTATGATTATATTAGTCGGCGGGGAAAAAGGCGGTAGCGGTAAAAGCTGTTTAGCACAAAACCTCGCGGTATATGTTACTGAAAGCTTCAAAGCCAATGTTTTGATGGTCGATTGCGATCCGCAAAAGACCACCTCTGATTGGATTCAAGCTCGCAACGAAGACCCCAATTTACCTCCCATCAACTGTATACAATTATACGGTAAAATTCGAAATGACTTACTGAGCCTAAATGAACGCTTTGACTACGTCATTGTCGATTGTGGTGGCCAGGATAACCTCGCAATGCGAGCTGCTATGTCTGTTGCCACTTATGTCGTCATTCCATTAAGACCTAAAAGACGAGATTTAAAAACCCTCCCTCACATGGAAGATATGCTGAGTACCTGTAAAATGGTTAACCCAAAAATGGTCGCTGCTGTTGTTATTAGCCAGTGCCCTGCTTTGCCTTCTCAATTTAAGCGTATTTTAGAAGCTAAAGATGTAGTGCAATCATTTGGCTTAAAGGCCTTAAATGCGATTACATTTAATCGGAATATCTATGATGACAGCGAAGAAAGCGGTTCTTCAGTATTAGAAATTGATCCACAAGGTAAAGCAGCACTTGAAATACGCGCCATTGCTGAAGAGCTTTTTGCAATACCACCTGATAATAGCTTTGAGTTTTAATCATTAGTGACCACTCTTGAGTATTATCTCGTAAGCAAAACATTCAAACACTAACGTCCAATCCGACGCGATGTTATAATGTTCACAAATTGGTAAATTAAGCTGCGTAAATGACTCAAGCAAATAACCCTCTTCATGGGATTAAGTTAGAAACTATTGTCACTGAATTAGTGGAAAAATATGGCTGGGAAGAATTAGGTAGCCGGATTAGCATTCGCTGTTTTAATGAAAACCCGAGTGTGAAATCTAGCCTAAAATTTTTAAGAAAAGCGGAATGGGCACGGGATAAAGTTGAATACTTGTGGTTAAAAACGAACAAGCTACCTTTGCCACCACCAAAGATATACGATGCAGATAAAACGAGTAGTAAGCCTACAGCAAGTGCTAAACCGGTTTCCAAAAACCATGAAGTTAAAAGCACACCAGGTGCAAATGCTGACATTTGGGGTAAATAGTCTTACGACACCTAAGATCGTAATGGTTTATTTGACCCACTAAGAATTAGCTAAATAAAAGTTAACCAAAAAATTTAGCCAAACAAAAAAAGCATGATGATCTTATCGATCCATCATGCTTTTTTGTTTCAGACTCTAGTGTTATTACATTGGAAACTCAAAAATCAGTCGCCACACCTGCAGTTCGCCATCGGTTTGATAACTAACGCCAAATCTATCGGTACTAAACCAGCCCCAACCCAGTGGCTTTGATAAAGCTAACGTCACCCCGACTTCATATGAATGAGATGTTAAAATGTCATCTTCAACTGGCGTGACAAATTTTAGCTTATCGAAATACCAACGCCCCGCAACAAACAAACGCGGTTCTACGGTATATTCACCCCAGTCCCAGTGCTGACCCAGACCAAAATCCATCCCTGATTGCAATACCGAATAACTTTCAGCACTATCATTGATACTACTTTTGTAGCCGGCATAATAAACTCTATTAACCCAAACAGGAGAATACTTAGGGTTTTCCAATGCGTATAAAGCTGAGATCCCCGTAGAGAAAATACCCACGTTACTTGAGTTCGAAAAGTTATGACCATAGCCCAAATCCAGATACGTTTCTAAGGTCAATTGCTCGTCATAAAACCATTTATATTCAATACCAGGGGTAATCGTCATCGTACCGACACCATCAGGAAAATCACCTTCTGGTAAGTCACTGAACGAGTAATCAAAAAAGCCCAATGAAATAGGTAAACGTAAGGTTAATTGGTGATCTTCAGAATTTTCGATATCAAAAGCAAACGGAATATTGGCAATTGCCGCATTTTGACCTGATGCACGATAGATACCGCTACCAATGTAATTGGCAAACGCATAATGGGATAAGTCAGGGTTATTGGGATCAACTTTACCGTAGGTAGGCATTGTAATAAAAAGCGCTGCAATGATTATTGCAGCGCCGATATGTATTTTTAAACTAGCAGCTTTGAAACGCTTTAACCAACTCGGTGACATTATAAAATCTACGTAATGGCATCAACCGTTATTTATCGTCATCGACAAAGTGATATTCATTCATCATATGGCCTAACTCAGTTGATTTTGTTTTTAAATATGCTTCATTGTAGCGGTTTTTACCGACTTGCAAAGGAACTCTTTCAGTCACTTCAATGCCAACCGCTTGCATCGCTTGCACTTTACGTGGGTTGTTGGTCATCAATTTAACTTTATTAACACCAATTTGTGCCAACATAGGTTCAATCATATCGTACTTACGCATATCAGCAGCAAAACCTAGTCGTTCGTTTGCCTCTACGGTATTAGCACCTTGATCTTGCAATTCGTAAGCACGAATTTTATTCAGCAAACCAATTCCGCGACCTTCTTGCTTTAAGTAAAGGATAAACCCTTGACCTAATTCAGCAATATTTTGCATTGCGGTTTGTAGTTGAAAACCACAATCACAACGCAAGCTAAATAATGCATCACCCGTTAGGCATTCTGAATGAATACGACCCAACATTGGTTCATCCGTTTTAAGGTCACCAAACGTCAAGGCAACATGCTCTTTACCCGTTTCAGTGTCTTCAAAACCGTGCATTGCAAATACGCCCCAAGGCGTAGGTAACTTAGAAGTGGCGATAAATTTAATCGACATTGATCAACCTTTCAGACAACGCTCAATCCTTGAGACTCATCATCCATGTATCTGACTTGACGTCAAAAAATAATAATAAACTGGATTAGAATTTTGCAGGAGCAAAACCAGTTACTGCTTTAATATTCATTTCACGACCTAGTGCAGTCATTGGATGAACGACCACTAAACCTTTAACTGATTTTTTCAACTTACCCATGTCAGCTTGTTCTGCTTTAGTGAGTGCACGGTTAAATTTCAGCTCTTTAACGTCTTTACCATCTTTACCTAACTGGCGCGATTGCTGATTTTTTAAACTAGCAATACGCTTAGTTACTGTAGT is a window of Shewanella donghaensis DNA encoding:
- a CDS encoding PilZ domain-containing protein, whose product is MSNEPTGFEEKRTSLRVDMEAERILLHWIDADGEPHEDDGVCIDLARKGVLIDYKRAFALGDLIAITFNHNTEQQNTIKGQVCRCNESNPQSYHIAMQLL
- a CDS encoding AAA family ATPase, with product MIILVGGEKGGSGKSCLAQNLAVYVTESFKANVLMVDCDPQKTTSDWIQARNEDPNLPPINCIQLYGKIRNDLLSLNERFDYVIVDCGGQDNLAMRAAMSVATYVVIPLRPKRRDLKTLPHMEDMLSTCKMVNPKMVAAVVISQCPALPSQFKRILEAKDVVQSFGLKALNAITFNRNIYDDSEESGSSVLEIDPQGKAALEIRAIAEELFAIPPDNSFEF
- a CDS encoding VF530 family protein — translated: MTQANNPLHGIKLETIVTELVEKYGWEELGSRISIRCFNENPSVKSSLKFLRKAEWARDKVEYLWLKTNKLPLPPPKIYDADKTSSKPTASAKPVSKNHEVKSTPGANADIWGK
- the ribA gene encoding GTP cyclohydrolase II, which encodes MSIKFIATSKLPTPWGVFAMHGFEDTETGKEHVALTFGDLKTDEPMLGRIHSECLTGDALFSLRCDCGFQLQTAMQNIAELGQGFILYLKQEGRGIGLLNKIRAYELQDQGANTVEANERLGFAADMRKYDMIEPMLAQIGVNKVKLMTNNPRKVQAMQAVGIEVTERVPLQVGKNRYNEAYLKTKSTELGHMMNEYHFVDDDK
- a CDS encoding YibL family ribosome-associated protein, which encodes MNLKEELQALNDKAEKFRRKLAAAEAREDKAIILQFKKEITTVTKRIASLKNQQSRQLGKDGKDVKELKFNRALTKAEQADMGKLKKSVKGLVVVHPMTALGREMNIKAVTGFAPAKF